Proteins from one Muntiacus reevesi chromosome X, mMunRee1.1, whole genome shotgun sequence genomic window:
- the FTSJ1 gene encoding tRNA (cytidine(32)/guanosine(34)-2'-O)-methyltransferase isoform X2, producing MGRTSKDKRDVYYRLAKENGWRARSAFKLLQLDEEFQLFQGVTRAVDLCAAPGSWSQVLSQKIGGQGSGHVVAVDLQAMAPLPGVLQIQGDITQLSTAKEIIQHFEGCPADLVVCDGAPDVTGLHDVDEYMQAQLLLAALNIATHVLKPGGCFVAKIFRGRDVTLIYSQLRVFFSSVLCAKPRSSRNSSIEAFAVCKGYDPPEGFLPDLTKPLLDHSYDPDFNQLDGPTRIIVPFVTCGDLSAYDSDRSYPLDLEDGSEYKYTPPTQPPISPPYQEACALKKKGQLAKEICPQDCPMSTVDMLPQCLATPQRYTLQTSEVEDSGVNCSS from the exons ATGGGACGGACATCAAAGGACAAGCGAGATGTCTACTACCGCCTAGCCAAGGAGAATGGCTGGCGTGCCCGCAGTGCCTTCAAGCTGCTACAACTTGACGAGGAATTCCAACTCTTCCAAG GTGTGACGCGGGCAGTTGACCTGTGTGCGGCCCCAGGCAGCTGGAGCCAGGTGCTGAGCCAGAAGATTGG GGGCCAAGGGTCTGGCCACGTGGTGGCTGTGGACCTTCAGGCTATGGCTCCACTACCAGGTGTGTTACAGATCCAGGGGGATATCACCCAG CTGTCCACTGCCAAGGAGATCATCCAGCACTTTGAAGGCTGCCCCGCGGACCTAGTGGTGTGTGACGGGGCTCCTGATG TAACCGGCCTCCACGATGTTGATGAGTATATGCAGGCCCAGCTCCTCCTAGCT GCTCTGAACATTGCTACACATGTCTTGAAGCCAGGGGGCTGCTTTGTAGCTAAG ATCTTCCGAGGCCGGGATGTAACGCTGATCTATAGCCAGCTGCGTGTCTTCTTCTCCAGCGTGCTCTGTGCCAAGCCCAGAAGCAGCCGGAACTCCAGCATTG AGGCCTTTGCTGTCTGTAAGGGTTACGACCCCCCTGAGGGCTTCCTGCCGGACCTGACCAAACCCCTGCTGGACCACTCTTATG ATCCAGATTTCAACCAGTTGGATGGCCCCACCCGCATCATTGTGCCATTTGTGACCTGTGGGGACCTGAGCGCCTATGATTCAGACCGCAGTTACCCACTGGAC CTAGAGGACGGCTCAGAATACAAGTACACTCCACCCACGCAGCCCCCCATCTCACCACCCTACCAGGAGGCCTGCGCATTGAAGAAGAAGGGGCAGCTGGCCAAGGAGATCTGCCCCCAGGACTGCCCCATGAGCACAGTGGACATgttgccccagtgcctggccaCCCCACAGCGCTACACCCTGCAGACGTCTGAG gTGGAAGACAGTGGAGTGAATTGCTCGTCTTAA
- the SLC38A5 gene encoding sodium-coupled neutral amino acid transporter 5 isoform X1: MELQDPKMNRALPGSAVEQEHEGFLPSRSPSPGRKPAQFMDQFEGKTSFGMSVFNLSNAIMGSGILGLAYAMAHTGILLFLVLLLCIALLSSYSIHLLLTCAGVVGIRAYEQLGQRALGPAGKVVVAAVICLHNVGAMSSYLFIIKSELPLVIATFLDMDPEGDWFLKGNLLIIIVSVLIILPLALMRHLGYLGYTSGLSLTCMLFFLISVIYKKFQLGCTVGHNETAMDSKSSPSLPIQGLNTSCEAHMFTADSQMFYTVPIMAFAFVCHPEVLPIYTELCRPSKRRMQAVANVSIGAMFCMYGLTATFGYLTFYSSVEAEMLHMYSQHDLLILCVRLAVLLAVTLTVPVVLFPIRRALQQLLFPSKAFSWPRHVAIALILLVLVNVLVICVPTIRDIFGVIGSTSAPSLIFILPSIFYLRIVPSEVEPLYSWPKIQALCFGVLGVIFMAISLGFMFANWATGQSHVSGH, from the exons ATGGAACTGCAGGATCCAAAGATGAACAGAGCCCTCCCTGGGAGTGCTGTGGA GCAGGAGCATGAGGGCTTCCTGCCCAGCCGTAGTCCTTCTCCTGGGAGGAAACCGGCCCAGTTCATGGAT CAGTTCGAGGGGAAGACATCGTTTGGAATGTCAGTGTTCAACCTCAGCAACGCCATCATGGGCAGCGGCATCCTGGGGCTGGCCTATGCCATGGCCCACACGGGGATCCTCCTCTTTCT GGTTTTGTTGCTGTGCATCGCTCTTCTGTCTTCGTACTCCATCCATCTCCTGCTGACCTGTGCTGGTGTTGTAG GCATCCGAGCCTATGAACAGCTGGGACAGAGGGCGCTGGGGCCTGCGGGGAAAGTAGTGGTGGCGGCGGTCATCTGTCTGCACAATGTTGGGG CCATGTCCAGTTACCTGTTCATCATCAAATCCGAACTTCCCCTGGTTATCGCCACTTTCCTGGACATGGACCCTGAGGG GGACTGGTTCTTGAAGGGAAACCTCCTTATCATCATTGTCAGTGTTTTAATCATCCTGCCACTGGCCCTCATGAGACACTTGG GCTACCTGGGGTATACCAGTGGTCTCTCTCTGACCTGTATGCTGTTTTTCCTCATTTCG gtcaTCTATAAGAAGTTCCAGCTTGGCTGCACTGTAGGTCACAATGAAACAGCAATGGACAGCAAGAGCTCCCCAAGCCTTCCCATCCAGGGGCTCAACACAAGCTGTGAGGCCCACATGTTCACAGCTGACTCACAG ATGTTCTACACAGTGCCCATTATGGCTTTTGCCTTTGTCTGCCACCCTGAAGTGCTGCCCATCTATACAGAACTCTGCCG GCCCTCCAAGCGCAGAATGCAGGCTGTGGCCAATGTGTCCATTGGGGCCATGTTCTGCATGTATGGGCTCACGGCGACCTTTGGATACCTCACCTTCTACA GCAGCGTGGAGGCGGAGATGCTACACATGTACAGCCAGCATGACCTGCTCATCCTCTGTGTACGTCTAGCGGTGCTGCTTGCTGTGACTCTCACGGTGCCAGTTGTGCTGTTCCCT ATCCGCCGGGCTCTGCAGCAGCTACTTTTTCCAAGCAAGGCCTTCAGCTGGCCACGCCATGTGGCCATAGCACTGATCCTGCTTGTCTTGGTCAATGTCCTCGTCATTTGTGTGCCAACCATCCGGGATATCTTTGGGGTTATTG GGTCTACCTCAGCCCCCAGCCTCATTTTCATCCTTCCCAGCATCTTCTACCTCCGCATTGTGCCCTCTGAGGTGGAGCCCCTCTACTCTTGGCCCAAGATCCAG
- the SLC38A5 gene encoding sodium-coupled neutral amino acid transporter 5 isoform X2 produces the protein MELQDPKMNRALPGSAVEQEHEGFLPSRSPSPGRKPAQFMDFEGKTSFGMSVFNLSNAIMGSGILGLAYAMAHTGILLFLVLLLCIALLSSYSIHLLLTCAGVVGIRAYEQLGQRALGPAGKVVVAAVICLHNVGAMSSYLFIIKSELPLVIATFLDMDPEGDWFLKGNLLIIIVSVLIILPLALMRHLGYLGYTSGLSLTCMLFFLISVIYKKFQLGCTVGHNETAMDSKSSPSLPIQGLNTSCEAHMFTADSQMFYTVPIMAFAFVCHPEVLPIYTELCRPSKRRMQAVANVSIGAMFCMYGLTATFGYLTFYSSVEAEMLHMYSQHDLLILCVRLAVLLAVTLTVPVVLFPIRRALQQLLFPSKAFSWPRHVAIALILLVLVNVLVICVPTIRDIFGVIGSTSAPSLIFILPSIFYLRIVPSEVEPLYSWPKIQALCFGVLGVIFMAISLGFMFANWATGQSHVSGH, from the exons ATGGAACTGCAGGATCCAAAGATGAACAGAGCCCTCCCTGGGAGTGCTGTGGA GCAGGAGCATGAGGGCTTCCTGCCCAGCCGTAGTCCTTCTCCTGGGAGGAAACCGGCCCAGTTCATGGAT TTCGAGGGGAAGACATCGTTTGGAATGTCAGTGTTCAACCTCAGCAACGCCATCATGGGCAGCGGCATCCTGGGGCTGGCCTATGCCATGGCCCACACGGGGATCCTCCTCTTTCT GGTTTTGTTGCTGTGCATCGCTCTTCTGTCTTCGTACTCCATCCATCTCCTGCTGACCTGTGCTGGTGTTGTAG GCATCCGAGCCTATGAACAGCTGGGACAGAGGGCGCTGGGGCCTGCGGGGAAAGTAGTGGTGGCGGCGGTCATCTGTCTGCACAATGTTGGGG CCATGTCCAGTTACCTGTTCATCATCAAATCCGAACTTCCCCTGGTTATCGCCACTTTCCTGGACATGGACCCTGAGGG GGACTGGTTCTTGAAGGGAAACCTCCTTATCATCATTGTCAGTGTTTTAATCATCCTGCCACTGGCCCTCATGAGACACTTGG GCTACCTGGGGTATACCAGTGGTCTCTCTCTGACCTGTATGCTGTTTTTCCTCATTTCG gtcaTCTATAAGAAGTTCCAGCTTGGCTGCACTGTAGGTCACAATGAAACAGCAATGGACAGCAAGAGCTCCCCAAGCCTTCCCATCCAGGGGCTCAACACAAGCTGTGAGGCCCACATGTTCACAGCTGACTCACAG ATGTTCTACACAGTGCCCATTATGGCTTTTGCCTTTGTCTGCCACCCTGAAGTGCTGCCCATCTATACAGAACTCTGCCG GCCCTCCAAGCGCAGAATGCAGGCTGTGGCCAATGTGTCCATTGGGGCCATGTTCTGCATGTATGGGCTCACGGCGACCTTTGGATACCTCACCTTCTACA GCAGCGTGGAGGCGGAGATGCTACACATGTACAGCCAGCATGACCTGCTCATCCTCTGTGTACGTCTAGCGGTGCTGCTTGCTGTGACTCTCACGGTGCCAGTTGTGCTGTTCCCT ATCCGCCGGGCTCTGCAGCAGCTACTTTTTCCAAGCAAGGCCTTCAGCTGGCCACGCCATGTGGCCATAGCACTGATCCTGCTTGTCTTGGTCAATGTCCTCGTCATTTGTGTGCCAACCATCCGGGATATCTTTGGGGTTATTG GGTCTACCTCAGCCCCCAGCCTCATTTTCATCCTTCCCAGCATCTTCTACCTCCGCATTGTGCCCTCTGAGGTGGAGCCCCTCTACTCTTGGCCCAAGATCCAG
- the FTSJ1 gene encoding tRNA (cytidine(32)/guanosine(34)-2'-O)-methyltransferase isoform X3: MQAQLLLAALNIATHVLKPGGCFVAKIFRGRDVTLIYSQLRVFFSSVLCAKPRSSRNSSIEAFAVCKGYDPPEGFLPDLTKPLLDHSYDPDFNQLDGPTRIIVPFVTCGDLSAYDSDRSYPLDLEDGSEYKYTPPTQPPISPPYQEACALKKKGQLAKEICPQDCPMSTVDMLPQCLATPQRYTLQTSEVEDSGVNCSS; encoded by the exons ATGCAGGCCCAGCTCCTCCTAGCT GCTCTGAACATTGCTACACATGTCTTGAAGCCAGGGGGCTGCTTTGTAGCTAAG ATCTTCCGAGGCCGGGATGTAACGCTGATCTATAGCCAGCTGCGTGTCTTCTTCTCCAGCGTGCTCTGTGCCAAGCCCAGAAGCAGCCGGAACTCCAGCATTG AGGCCTTTGCTGTCTGTAAGGGTTACGACCCCCCTGAGGGCTTCCTGCCGGACCTGACCAAACCCCTGCTGGACCACTCTTATG ATCCAGATTTCAACCAGTTGGATGGCCCCACCCGCATCATTGTGCCATTTGTGACCTGTGGGGACCTGAGCGCCTATGATTCAGACCGCAGTTACCCACTGGAC CTAGAGGACGGCTCAGAATACAAGTACACTCCACCCACGCAGCCCCCCATCTCACCACCCTACCAGGAGGCCTGCGCATTGAAGAAGAAGGGGCAGCTGGCCAAGGAGATCTGCCCCCAGGACTGCCCCATGAGCACAGTGGACATgttgccccagtgcctggccaCCCCACAGCGCTACACCCTGCAGACGTCTGAG gTGGAAGACAGTGGAGTGAATTGCTCGTCTTAA
- the FTSJ1 gene encoding tRNA (cytidine(32)/guanosine(34)-2'-O)-methyltransferase isoform X1, translating to MRDRLLEQLRTQTENLRLLTGLRSRRGLCCSRTFVPFLPTPKVGAYCWQVPGQTVWEMGRTSKDKRDVYYRLAKENGWRARSAFKLLQLDEEFQLFQGVTRAVDLCAAPGSWSQVLSQKIGGQGSGHVVAVDLQAMAPLPGVLQIQGDITQLSTAKEIIQHFEGCPADLVVCDGAPDVTGLHDVDEYMQAQLLLAALNIATHVLKPGGCFVAKIFRGRDVTLIYSQLRVFFSSVLCAKPRSSRNSSIEAFAVCKGYDPPEGFLPDLTKPLLDHSYDPDFNQLDGPTRIIVPFVTCGDLSAYDSDRSYPLDLEDGSEYKYTPPTQPPISPPYQEACALKKKGQLAKEICPQDCPMSTVDMLPQCLATPQRYTLQTSEVEDSGVNCSS from the exons ATGCGCGACAGACTTTTGGAGCAACTAAGAACCCAAACTGAAAACCTACGACTTCTCACCGGTTTGCGCTCTCGCCGAGGCTTGTGCTGCTCACGGACCTTCGTTCCTTTTCTCCCCACTCCGAAAGTTGGAG CTTACTGTTGGCAGGTCCCTGGGCAAACAGTGTGGGAGATGGGACGGACATCAAAGGACAAGCGAGATGTCTACTACCGCCTAGCCAAGGAGAATGGCTGGCGTGCCCGCAGTGCCTTCAAGCTGCTACAACTTGACGAGGAATTCCAACTCTTCCAAG GTGTGACGCGGGCAGTTGACCTGTGTGCGGCCCCAGGCAGCTGGAGCCAGGTGCTGAGCCAGAAGATTGG GGGCCAAGGGTCTGGCCACGTGGTGGCTGTGGACCTTCAGGCTATGGCTCCACTACCAGGTGTGTTACAGATCCAGGGGGATATCACCCAG CTGTCCACTGCCAAGGAGATCATCCAGCACTTTGAAGGCTGCCCCGCGGACCTAGTGGTGTGTGACGGGGCTCCTGATG TAACCGGCCTCCACGATGTTGATGAGTATATGCAGGCCCAGCTCCTCCTAGCT GCTCTGAACATTGCTACACATGTCTTGAAGCCAGGGGGCTGCTTTGTAGCTAAG ATCTTCCGAGGCCGGGATGTAACGCTGATCTATAGCCAGCTGCGTGTCTTCTTCTCCAGCGTGCTCTGTGCCAAGCCCAGAAGCAGCCGGAACTCCAGCATTG AGGCCTTTGCTGTCTGTAAGGGTTACGACCCCCCTGAGGGCTTCCTGCCGGACCTGACCAAACCCCTGCTGGACCACTCTTATG ATCCAGATTTCAACCAGTTGGATGGCCCCACCCGCATCATTGTGCCATTTGTGACCTGTGGGGACCTGAGCGCCTATGATTCAGACCGCAGTTACCCACTGGAC CTAGAGGACGGCTCAGAATACAAGTACACTCCACCCACGCAGCCCCCCATCTCACCACCCTACCAGGAGGCCTGCGCATTGAAGAAGAAGGGGCAGCTGGCCAAGGAGATCTGCCCCCAGGACTGCCCCATGAGCACAGTGGACATgttgccccagtgcctggccaCCCCACAGCGCTACACCCTGCAGACGTCTGAG gTGGAAGACAGTGGAGTGAATTGCTCGTCTTAA